The following proteins come from a genomic window of Anopheles ziemanni chromosome 3, idAnoZiCoDA_A2_x.2, whole genome shotgun sequence:
- the LOC131288119 gene encoding Kv channel-interacting protein 1, with product MATPPDSPIEEVVYELEPARAPKPIPVALEDLCRLTKFTRQEIRVMYRGFKTECPDGVVHEDSFKDIYAKFFPHGNSSLYAHYVFKAFDVNCNGNITFRDLLVTLSTLLRGSVYERLRWTFRLYDINGDGCISRGELGEIITAVHELMGRRPHQPDDDRKAREQVDRVFAKLDLNQDGIITIEEFLEACLKDEVVTRSLQMFDCL from the exons ATGGCTACCCCACCGGACAGTCCCATCGAGGAGGTTGTGTATGAGCTAGAGCCCGCCCGGGCACCGAAGCCGATTCCGGTTGCCCTCGAGGACCTCTGCCGGTTGACGAAGTTCACCCGCCAGGAGATCCGGGTGATGTATCGGGGCTTCAAAACG GAGTGCCCGGATGGGGTCGTCCACGAGGATAGCTTCAAGGATATCTACGCGAAGTTCTTCCCGCACGGAA ATTCCAGCCTTTATGCACACTATGTGTTCAAAGCGTTCGATGTCAACTGCAACGGCAACATAACCTTCCGG GATCTGCTAGTCACACTCTCAACTCTATTGCGCGGTTCAGTCTACGAAAGGTTGCGGTGGACATTCCGGTTGTACGACATCAACGGCGATGGGTGCATCAGTCGAGGCGAACTCGGCGAAATCATAACTGCCGTACACGAGCTAATGGGCCGTCGACCACATCAACCGGACGACGATAGGAAAGCACGGGAACAG GTTGATCGGGTATTTGCGAAGCTGGACCTCAACCAGGATGGGATCATCACGATCGAAGAGTTCCTGGAGGCGTGTCTCAAGGATGAGGTCGTCACGCGGTCGCTGCAGATGTTCGACTGCCTTTGA
- the LOC131289144 gene encoding protein neuralized encodes MGVLNVTSSGVAIVEYQQQQQQQQQQQQNKKNDTIFSPIKNKMKVLKKIKKRMGLATRSASSCPGPNNLPPLQFHNVHGDNIRISREGTVAKRYESFCKGITFSARPVRVNERVCVKFLDISNNWSGVIRFGFTCNDPASLRGNLPKYACPDLTNKPGFWAKALNERYCYRNNVLFYYVTPSGDVHFGINGEEKGVFITDVDARGPLWAVIDVYGNSTAIEFLDSRIYMFQAQQQQQQQHHQQVQVQQQHHHHHAQSQSRRSTDQEIVPQLESLSINQHNHQLMEERPPTVAHCGALSPTTSVRYNSPAPGLLPLPFHPVRGRNIKFSADRYVATRADTEFCQGYVFSPRPIKIGERLIIQILKTDSIFVGSLALGLTSCDPASLQLNDLPDDSDMLLDRPEYWVVSKDVASTLVRGDELCFSVTVNGEVQISKNGGPPSVIMHIDQSLQLWAFLDVYGSTQSVRLFSHTLPVPTGSSSCASSIYEARSHSSLAATTSQSVRNLQVQMQSSNSVMAEAASSCRTLAGSSSTSALATTTTATATVRPDMIQINPGGTVLVVNLPPTDLLTQQQQQQHTAQAAIVTARGMTASASTLSVPLSTLSLSSHTGSTGTGGDLMATNNNNNNNSYAASNGYTESLPSYNNAANYSALATGGPTTTAGGIYSSTNCVDCTICFEKPIDSVLYMCGHMCMCYDCAIKQWRGIGGGHCPLCRAVIRDVIRTYKS; translated from the exons CAACGAGAAGTGCATCGTCCTGCCCCGGCCCGAACAATCTGCCCCCGCTACAGTTCCACAACGTGCACGGTGACAACATCCGGATCTCGCGCGAAGGCACCGTCGCCAAGCGGTACGAGTCGTTCTGCAAAGGCATCACCTTCAGTGCGCGGCCGGTGCGCGTCAACGAGCGCGTCTGCGTCAAGTTCCTCGACATCTCGAACAACTGGAGCGGTGTGATCCGGTTCGGGTTCACCTGCAACGATCCGGCGTCGCTGCGCGGCAATCTGCCCAAGTACGCGTGTCCGGACCTAACGAACAAACCCGGCTTCTGGGCGAAGGCCCTGAACGAGCGGTACTGCTATCGCAACAATGTGCTGTTCTACTACGTGACGCCGTCCGGGGATGTCCACTTCGGCATCAATGGCGAGGAGAAGGGCGTGTTCATCACGGATGTGGATGCGCGCGGTCCGCTGTGGGCCGTGATTGACGTGTACGGAAATTCGACCGCGATCGAGTTCCTCGATTCGCGCATCTACATGTTCCaggctcagcagcagcagcagcagcagcatcatcagcagGTGCAagttcagcagcagcaccatcaccatcatgccCAGAGTCAGTCGCGTCGTTCGACGGATCAGGAGATCGTGCCGCAGCTGGAATCGCTTAGCATCAACCAGCACAACCACCAGCTGATGGAGGAACGACCGCCGACGGTGGCGCACTGTGGGGCACTCAGTCCGACGACCTCGGTTCGCTACAATAGCCCCGCACCGGGGCTGCTACCTCTTCCCTTCCATCCGGTGCGCGGGCGTAACATCAAGTTCTCCGCCGATCGGTACGTCGCGACCCGAGCCGACACCGAGTTTTGCCAGGGATACGTATTTTCGCCGCGGCCAATCAAGATCGGTGAGCGGCTCATCATTCAGATCCTCAAGACGGACTCGATCTTCGTCGGTTCGTTGGCGCTTGGTTTGACGTCCTGCGACCCGGCAAGCCTGCAGCTGAACGATCTTCCGGATGACTCCGACATGCTGCTCGATCGTCCGGAGTACTGGGTGGTGAGCAAGGATGTCGCCTCCACGCTGGTCCGTGGGGACGAGCTGTGCTTCAGCGTGACGGTGAACGGCGAGGTGCAGATCAGCAAGAACGGTGGCCCACCGTCGGTGATCATGCACATCGACCAGTCGCTGCAGCTGTGGGCCTTCCTCGATGTGTATGGCTCGACGCAGAGTGTCCGCCTGTTCAGTCACACGCTGCCGGTTCCCACCGGTTCTTCCTCGTGCGCCTCCAGCATCTACGAGGCCCGGTCACACTCGTCGCTGGCCGCAACCACTAGTCAATCGGTACGCAATCTTCAAGTACAAATGCAAAGCAGCAACTCCGTGATGGCTGAGGCGGCCTCGAGCTGCCGAACACTCGCTGGAAGCTCGTCAACGAGTGCCCTGgcgacgaccaccaccgccactgcCACCGTACGCCCGGACATGATCCAGATCAATCCGGGTGGCACCGTGCTCGTGGTGAATCTGCCTCCGACCGATCTCCTGactcagcagcaacaacagcagcatacCGCACAGGCGGCGATTGTGACCGCCCGTGGTATGACCGCTTCCGCCTCAACCCTGTCCGTCCCACTGTCGACGCTGTCGCTTTCCTCACACACCGGCTCCACCGGAACCGGTGGTGACCTGATGgctaccaacaacaacaacaacaacaacagctatGCTGCTAGCAACGGTTATACTGAG TCGCTTCCTTCATACAACAATGCAGCAAACTACTCGGCCCTCGCCACCGGAGGACCCACGACGACCGCCGGCGGTATCTACAGTTCGACCAACTGCGTCGATTGCACGATCTGCTTCGAGAAACCGATCGACTCGGTGCTGTACATGTGCGGCCATATGTGCATGTGCTACGACTGTGCGATCAAGCAGTGGCGTGGCATCGGCGGTGGACATTGTCCGCTCTGCCGGGCCGTTATTCGTGACGTCATCCGCACCTACAAGTCGTAA